Proteins from a genomic interval of Spea bombifrons isolate aSpeBom1 chromosome 4, aSpeBom1.2.pri, whole genome shotgun sequence:
- the LOC128490833 gene encoding surfeit locus protein 4-like isoform X2, which translates to MRNLALGGGLLLLLAESRSEGKSMFAGVPTVGDNSPRQYMQLGGRVLLVLMFMTLLRFNMSAFAIFQDFFGLALILLVAVGFKTKLAALTLVLWLMIINVLQNSFWNVPSYRPLHDFLKYDFFQTMSVVGGLLLVVALGPGGVSMDEHKKKW; encoded by the exons ATGAG gaATCTTGCTCTGGGTGGTGGCCTCCTGCTGCTTCTGGCAGAGTCTCGCTCTGAAGGGAAGTCCATGTTTGCAGGCGTCCCCACCGTTGGGGACAATTCCCCACGTCAGTACATGCAGCTCGGAGGGCGCGTGCTCCTCGTCCTTATGTTCATGACCCTTCTAAGATTCAACATGAGTGCTTTTGCT aTTTTCCAGGACTTTTTTGGCTTGGCCCTTATTCTGCTGGTAGCCGTGGGGTTCAAAACTAAGCTAGCTGCGCTCACGTTGGTCCTGTGGCTCATGATTATAAATGTGCTTCAGAATTCTTTCTGGAATGTGCCCAGTTACCGTCCGCTTCACGATTTCCTGAAATATGATTTCTTCCAAACCATGTCTGTTGTGGGAGGGCTGCTGCTGGTCGTAGCACTGGGGCCTGGTGGAGTCTCCATGGATGAACACAAGAAGAAATGGTGA